Below is a genomic region from Brassica oleracea var. oleracea cultivar TO1000 chromosome C9, BOL, whole genome shotgun sequence.
TATTCTAGTACAAGCAAATATCGTACTTTCAAAATTAAAAACACAGGATCTCTGTAGCAAATGCTCACTATTGTAAACATAAAATTCATTAGTAATACGTCGAAAGATGATAAAAAAAAAGTTGATAATATATTTTGCCTTGATGGTATATTACCGATTGAAGCGATAAAATTTTCAAGCTGAGTAGGATGACTAATATTTTCCTAGTACGATAGCGATGAAAATATGTTTTGCATATACATTAGTACTGTAGCTAGTGCATTTGCAATCATGGTTTATACAGTTTCACATCATTATTTACGTCCAAAAGAGGACCCAATAACTTTAGACAAACTTTTTTAACTCCTATTTAATACCTCTTTTCTTCCAGATTTGAATGTGAAGTTTGACATTATGTCTTTTTTATGTCTTCATGAACCGACCACTGTCGTATAAGATCTGTGCCGGGACATTTTTAGGAAAATAAAAATAAAATATTTGTCAATGGTTAAAAAATAACAAAAACACGACTTCGAACAAATCAGCTTTGTAATTTTGTAAATAGAAACCCGAGATTTGGATATTAATTTTATCACATTCGATACAAATCCAAGAGATCCGATTCCGATACATAAACTTCTTAGGACATCTTCGTCGCTACTCCGTAATTTATTCCAAAAATAGAATGAAAAATGAAATATGAACAAAAAATAAATAAAAATACTTGATTTTTATTTGTTTTGTTCATATTCTATTTTCCACTTTATTTTTAGAGTAAATTATGGAAGGTAGATAAAGATGTTTTTAGTCTCCTGAAAAATATCATTTAAGAATGCTAGGCCGTGTTAATCTGGAACTTTTTAGTAGCTAAGTAAATCTCGTGGCATATGGTAGAAATCGTGTGTTGAAATGCTATCCAGCTTAACAATATTTAATTTGTTATGTCAACATATGTTCGATCTTTTTACCCAAAAACATATGTTCGATTATGCATTGCTTGCATGATTGATGTACGTTTGGTAAGCAATAATGTTTTTTTTTCGACGACTCAACGTTGCTTGTAATCAAGGGTTATCCAAGACGGGCCTTAATGGCAACATCCTCAACAGTTTTTAAATGGAGATAATTTATCAATCATTAAAAATAAATCATTTGACTAACTATTATTAAACCATAATACAACTCCGGTTAACATACAAAAAATGTTTCTTTAGTTTTTAGGTATAATTAATTTATCTTAAATTTATCACAAGAGAATTCTAATTTTTATATAATAGTTTTAAAAGTTTTTCGGGGTTTTTTGTATAGTTGAAAAAGTGATTGATTATGAATTTAAGTGAAGTAATTCGAGGAAACTTCCAACTCAATGATTTAAACCGAGCCTAATAATTTTTTTAACAGGTTCTTTGGCGCGACATTGTTCAATACAATGACAACAATTCCTTTCCGTGTCCGTATGATTATAGTCTTTAATCAGAGTTGTATTTTCCCCTATAATTGAGTTTAATAACGTACTTAATTAATAGTACTATTACTATCGTTGTTAATCTCTCCGCCACATATTAAGACACTATATATACGCTGCTTACTCATTAATGTTCTGTAATAGAATCGACAAGCCTCTCTCTTCTCTCTCTCTCCCTCAATATTCTGACTATGGAGATGAACGGCGATCAACCGCCGCTGATCTGGCCGCAGTTCGAATCTACTGGATACACTCGCCGACGATCTCAAATTCCGACGATTATAGTTCCAGCGATGATCGGAGTGATTTCAGCAGCTATGTTTCTTCTGTTTACGACCTTTGTCGTCCCTCCGTTCCTCTCGGTCACAACCCAGATTCTTCAGCCAGCTACGGTGAAGAGAGGATGGGACTCGATCAACGTGGTTTTAGTAGTTTTCGCGATTCTCTGCGGCGTACTCGCCAGACGAAACGACGACGGATCTTCTCCGTCTTCACATGGCCAAGAAGAAGAAGTAGCAGCTGTCGCAAGCGGCGAAGTGATCGCCGGTGAAGAGACTACAATCTCTTCCTCGCCGGCGGTTTCGCACGAGTGGTTTGATGACGTGTATGACGCTGATAGGCTAAAGATCTACGAGAGCTTTAGTAGCCGGAGTTTCTCGCATAGTTTACCGGTTACCGGAACCGTACCGTTGAGGCGTAGCAGTACGTCGTATCCTGACCTGAGAAACGGAGTTCTCAGAAGAAGTGATGACCGACCGTTCCGGTTCTACGATGATTTCGAAATCGACAAGTACCGATCGCATTCAACGGTGGTGATTGACGAACAACCTCAGAGTCGCTTTAAAACTGAAATACAAGAATCTGAGCCTAAGGAGATTCATGTTGATAAGTTCGTGGTAAGACCGTCTTCTCCGCCGCAACAACCACCGGAACCACCACCTAATCCTCCACCTCCGGCTGAAGTTGTGCAGAAACCGAGAAGGACTCATCGTTCCGTCAGAAACAGAGATACGCACGAAAAGCCAAGACGCAGTGACACTACTTCTGATTCAAGATTTAAACGAACGTTACGGCCTCCGCCGTCACCACCTCCGCCTCCACCTCCTCCACCGCCTCCGCTTGTAACCGCCACGCCACCGAGGACTCTTCAGCGGAGAAAAAGCAATGCGGCGAAAGAGATTAAAATGGTGTTTGCTTCACTGTATAACCAAGGAAAGAGGAAGAAGAAGCTTCAGAAACATAAGAGAAAAGAAGGAACTGAATCTCCGGTGGTGGTGGAGGCGGAACCACCGCAATACCGATCGTCAATTCCGCCACCGTCTCCGCCTCCACCTCCACCACCTCCTCCGCCACGATCGTCACAGTCAGTGTTTTACGGATTGTTCAAGAAGGGAGTTAAGAGCAAAAAGATTCACTCCATCCCGGCGCCGCCGCCACCTCCGCCGCCGAGGATGACAAAGTTGGCTCCTCAGACACCACCGCGGAGAGTGAAATCCGGTAGACCTCCGCGTCCGACGAAACCGACAAGTTTCAACGAAGAGAGCTACCAAGGATCTCCGTTAATCCAAACCACGCCACCTCCACCTCCGCCGCCTCCTTTCCGCGTTCCGCCGCTAAAATTCGTGGTGAGTGGTGATTTCGCGAAGATACGGAGCAATCAGAGCTCAAGATGTAGCTCCCCTGAGCGAGAAGTGATTGATGTTGGCTGGGGTCTAGAACTCACACAATCTGAGGGCGGAGAGGAAAACAACGCCGCCGTAAATAGTGGTGGTGCCGCCGGGACGGGGTTCTGTCCAAGCCCGGACGTTAACACGAAAGCCGACAACTTCATCGCCAGGCTAAGAGACGAGTGGAGGCTTGATAAGATGAACTCTGTGTCTGTCAAGGGGAAAAGGAACATGAGCTCTGTGTAAGGACCATAATGAAACGACGTGGTTTTCTCTTCTTCAGAGTTTGCCTGCCCTGCAAGCAACGCACAAGTACACGATCATTCAACAAAACATCTTCAAGCAAAGTAAATGGTTAAAGAGATATGGCAATGGCAGAGACAATCATCACTCGGGTAATGTTAGTTTTACCGGTAAAGTATATAGCCTACAACCGGGTGGTATTTTTGAGTTTAACCGATGGTGGGCCTTTTGTAACGGTGTGTTTGATTTTAAATGTCGGTTTGGAGTTTCCGATAAAAAATTAGAGATAACTTGGTGGTGTAAGAAATGTTTGGTAGTTGTTATGATGTATGTATGTCCCAGTGATTTGGATATATAGTTGTGGGCTCTTAGTATTTTTGGGCCTGCCTCTTGTGACTTTTTCCCCGTTTACATTGAAAAGGCGTTTTTGAGTATTGCTTTAAGCTATTTTTCAAGAACCAACATTTTTTACTATTTATCAAGTTTTGAGTTGGGGAATTCTAGTTCGGACTCGGGGAAATGGATTTACCTTAAAATTATCATGGAACGACACAGTTGGACAAAAGAGCTTCCCTAAAAAGTTCTTGTAGAAATCCATAATAAAAGCCTAAAGTAGAACATTGAAGCCTTAATTTGGGCTCTACACAATGCAAACCTACTTAGAGATCTTGTCCATACAAAGTATTGTTTGAAAGGTCCATTAGAGCCCAATCAATAAAGTGTTGACTACGTGGATGCTGCAATATGAAAAAAAAGTTACCATGATAAAATATTAAAAGTTGATAATTATTCACTTATTCCAATAGGCAATGTGTTTGACACTAATTTTTTTAAAAAATCACTAAGATTTCTAATGAAAGAGAATATAAAAGAAATATTATCCTAGAGTGAAGTCCGAGGGAAGCATCTAACTGCATATATTTTTTTTTTATCTCAATATCATTGATACATCTATTTAAACTCGTGTCGGACGAAAACTCATTGAGTTTGAAACGCAAATTGTAGTAAACTATGGATGTTGAAGAATAGATTTTGTAAAGATATCAGCCAATATCCATGCTATTTGGAGAGAGAGGAACATTCGTAGACATGGTGAACAATCAAAGCCAGTGAGTTGTATAGTCAAGTTTGTGGACAAAACAATTCGACTCAAACTTTTGTTGGTAAAGGGGCAGGGGGCATAAGTATCTTGAAGAATGGCTTATCACTTGGTTTGGAACAAGACTAGAGTAAATACATGATGAAGAAGAAGTTTCATGTTTATTCTTTGTATTAAGTCTAAAAAACAGTGACACTTGATGTCATATGATCATAATAAAATAGATGAGGTGGGACGCAAGTACTTGACTAGAGGAA
It encodes:
- the LOC106312880 gene encoding formin-like protein 13 encodes the protein MEMNGDQPPLIWPQFESTGYTRRRSQIPTIIVPAMIGVISAAMFLLFTTFVVPPFLSVTTQILQPATVKRGWDSINVVLVVFAILCGVLARRNDDGSSPSSHGQEEEVAAVASGEVIAGEETTISSSPAVSHEWFDDVYDADRLKIYESFSSRSFSHSLPVTGTVPLRRSSTSYPDLRNGVLRRSDDRPFRFYDDFEIDKYRSHSTVVIDEQPQSRFKTEIQESEPKEIHVDKFVVRPSSPPQQPPEPPPNPPPPAEVVQKPRRTHRSVRNRDTHEKPRRSDTTSDSRFKRTLRPPPSPPPPPPPPPPPLVTATPPRTLQRRKSNAAKEIKMVFASLYNQGKRKKKLQKHKRKEGTESPVVVEAEPPQYRSSIPPPSPPPPPPPPPPRSSQSVFYGLFKKGVKSKKIHSIPAPPPPPPPRMTKLAPQTPPRRVKSGRPPRPTKPTSFNEESYQGSPLIQTTPPPPPPPPFRVPPLKFVVSGDFAKIRSNQSSRCSSPEREVIDVGWGLELTQSEGGEENNAAVNSGGAAGTGFCPSPDVNTKADNFIARLRDEWRLDKMNSVSVKGKRNMSSV